A single genomic interval of Armigeres subalbatus isolate Guangzhou_Male chromosome 1, GZ_Asu_2, whole genome shotgun sequence harbors:
- the LOC134206497 gene encoding serine/threonine-protein kinase tousled-like 2 isoform X1, with the protein MKNKQPQQPPKKKQKQHQQQLLPQSQQQQPQQQQQQQQQQQKKNLDIMLSSSYYIYMSAGTQLQMAPQTTIVQQVGQNHLHTHHLQHPQQQQQQQSALQVQQSQQHYSNHQQPPPPPPPQGTLVAGGLGAPPPIGTLTSLQQQSHYTNNNKDQDSNMSTGSSHSDKELETIINTPTPEKIPRTPSDRKRKRKAPDDNGGPGGGGGGGVVGGHGGRDRDNVKGPRLSIPPLSDSKKINDYFSKHPVNCQHRSHPAGTGAGGPLGAISNSGPQAQPGLTGTGSGGGVVGVSQGQSPQISAKSPSPQQHGQYPMYPPSPQPQLGSVVTSSGNLTSAAAAQDIYVRSQRASAASSTLVPPSSVSATSLLNSSSSVVSAGGVVVPNAQQQQQQQQQQSHRDRDSQPPPPPLPPPVVAAQQQQSTQQPAPQSQAVLGTQNSSLAINSLASLNHANNGTNSSNSSSHSLQNAQSLAQSTSLLQSQPPTPPAPLMVSAQTQTDLTLADIAERDSDYESSRTRVDELSRLSDEQKCQISAHQKVIEQHKSHINKCIDVVKKLLKQKSNIEKKEARQKCMQNRLRLGQFVTQRVGATFQENWTDGYAFQELAKRQEEITAEREEIDRQKKLLMKKRPTNSESSRKRNNSSTSSSVAASSGVSSGSAGTQLASSLHNGNDNTFLKPDPVVSSNTTFTIQEYYECDEILKLRQNALKKEDADLQLEMEKLERERNLHIRELKRIHNEDQSRFNNHPVLNDRYLLLMLLGKGGFSEVHKAFDLKEQRYVACKVHQLNKDWKEDKKANYIKHALREYNIHKALDHPRVVKLYDVFEIDANSFCTVLEYCDGHDLDFYLKQHKTIPEKEARSIIMQVVSALKYLNEIKPPIIHYDLKPGNILLTEGNVCGEIKITDFGLSKVMDEENYNPDHGMDLTSQGAGTYWYLPPECFVVGKNPPKISSKVDVWSVGVIFYQCLYGKKPFGHNQSQATILEENTILKATEVQFANKPTVSNEAKSFIRGCLAYRKEDRMDVFALAKHEYLQPPVSKHNRSAAAAASSNQHGSGNSGVSGQAGAGSGAGGGGGGSGGSAGGGGNQAGQQTSFSTGMFGNMNQSSSS; encoded by the exons ATGTCTGCCGGTACTCAATTGCAGATGGCACCACAGACAACCATAGTACAACAAGTCGGCCAAAATCATCTCCATACGCATCATCTACAGCAcccgcagcagcagcagcaacagcagtcgGCTCTCCAGGTGCAGCAATCCCAGCAGCACTACAGCAATCATCAGCAGCCGCCGCCACCACCGCCGCCACAGGGAACTTTAGTAGCCGGTGGATTGGGCGCACCGCCCCCAATCGGTACGCTCACTAGCCTGCAGCAACAGTCACACtacaccaacaacaacaaggaCCAGGACTCGAATATGAGCACCGGGTCGTCCCATAGTGATAAGGAGCTAGAGACTATAATCAATACCCCGACGCCGGAGAAGATTCCCCGGACGCCGTCGGACCGGAAGCGGAAACGGAAAGCACCGGATGACAACGGTGGCCCCGGCGGAGGAGGAGGGGGCGGCGTAGTCGGAGGTCATGGAGGTCGTGATAGGGATAATGTTAAGGGTCCGCGTTTGTCGATACCACCATTAAGTGATAGTAAGAAAATTAATGACTACTTTTCCAAGCATCCGGTCAACTGTCAGCATCGGTCACATCCGGCCGGTACCGGAGCCGGTGGTCCCCTAGGAGCAATAAGCAATTCTGGCCCGCAGGCACAGCCTGGCCTCACTGGAACTGGCAGCGGCGGTGGGGTTGTCGGCGTAAGTCAAGGGCAAAGCCCGCAGATTTCCGCCAAAAGTCCCAGTCCCCAGCAGCATGGCCAGTATCCAATGTATCCACCTAGTCCTCAACCACAGCTCGGTTCTGTGGTCACCTCCAGTGGTAATCTTACCAGCGCGGCAGCGGCGCAGGATATCTACGTACGATCCCAGCGCGCTAGTGCCGCATCTTCCACACTAGTTCCTCCATCGTCAGTATCCGCCACGTCGTTACTAAACTCATCCTCATCTGTCGTTTCCGCTGGTGGTGTGGTCGTTCCAAACGcccagcaacagcagcagcagcaacaacagcaatCGCATCGAGATCGTGATTCTCAGCCACCTCCACCTCCCCTGCCTCCCCCGGTTGTTGCTGCCCAGCAACAACAGTCGACACAGCAGCCGGCACCACAATCGCAGGCTGTCCTGGGGACCCAGAACTCTTCACTAGCCATCAATAGTCTAGCGTCGTTAAATCATGCCAACAATGGTACCAACTCTAGCAACAGTAGTAGTCACAGTCTACAGAATGCCCAATCGTTAGCTCAATCAACCTCCCTGCTACAGTCGCAACCGCCGACGCCGCCAGCGCCGCTCATGGTCTCCGCGCAGACCCAGACGGACCTCACGCTGGCGGACATCGCCGAGCGGGACAGCGACTACGAAAGCTCGCGGACCCGGGTCGACGAACTGTCCCGGTTATCGGACGAGCAGAAATGCCAAATCAGTGCGCACCAGAAGGTGATCGAGCAGCACAAAAGCCACATCAACAAGTGCATCGACGTGGTGAAGAAGCTGCTCAAACAGAAGAGCAACATCGAAAAGAAGGAGGCGCGACAGAAGTGCATGCAGAATCGGCTACGGCTCGGACAGTTCGTCACCCAGCGAGTCGGGGCCACCTTCCAAGAAAACTGGACCGACGGTTACGCATTTCAGGAGCTGGCTAA gcGCCAGGAGGAGATCACTGCCGAGCGGGAGGAGATCGACCGTCAGAAGAAATTGCTCATGAAGAAACGGCCGACGAACAGCGAGAGCAGTCGGAAGCGAAACAACTCCAGCACGTCGTCTTCGGTGGCGGCCAGTTCGGGGGTTTCCAGCGGTTCGGCCGGCACCCAGTTGGCCTCGTCGCTGCACAACGGCAACGACAACACGTTCCTAAAGCCGGATCCGGTGGTCAGCAGCAACACCACCTTCACCATCCAGGAGTACTACGAGTGCGACGAGATACTGAAGCTGCGGCAGAACGCCCTCAAGAAGGAGGACGCCGACCTGCAGCTGGAGATGGAGAAGCTCGAACGGGAACGGAATCTGCACATCCGGGAGCTGAAGCGGATACACAACGAAGATCAG TCACGTTTCAACAACCACCCCGTGCTGAACGATCGGTATCTACTGCTGATGCTCCTGGGCAAGGGCGGTTTCTCCGAGGTGCACAAGGCGTTCGATCTGAAGGAGCAGCGGTACGTTGCCTGCAAGGTGCATCAACTGAACAAAGACTGGAAGGAAGATAAGAAAGCTAACTATATTAA GCACGCGCTACGGGAATACAATATCCACAAGGCGCTCGACCATCCCCGGGTGGTCAAACTGTACGATGTGTTTGAGATCGATGCCAACTCATTCTGCACCGTGCTGGAATACTGTGATGGGCATGATTTGGATTTCTATCTGAAGCAGCACAAGACGATACCGGAGAAGGAGGCACGATCGATTATTATGCAG GTGGTATCGGCGCTAAAATACCTAAACGAAATCAAACCCCCGATCATCCACTACGACCTGAAGCCGGGCAACATCCTGCTGACGGAGGGCAACGTGTGCGGTGAGATCAAAATTACCGACTTCGGTCTGTCCAAGGTAATGGACGAAGAGAACTACAATCCGGACCACGGTATGGATCTAACGTCACAAGGTGCTGGAACTTATTG GTATTTGCCGCCTGAGTGTTTCGTCGTCGGCAAGAACCCACCGAAGATTTCCTCCAAGGTGGACGTGTGGAGCGTCGGGGTTATATTCTACCAGTGTCTGTACGGCAAGAAGCCCTTCGGACACAACCAATCGCAGGCAACGATCCTCGAGGAGAACACCATCCTGAAGGCGACCGAGGTGCAGTTCGCCAACAAACCGACAGTCTCGAATGAAGCGAAG AGCTTTATTCGGGGCTGCCTGGCCTACCGCAAAGAGGACCGGATGGACGTATTTGCGCTGGCCAAGCACGAATACCTGCAGCCTCCGGTGTCGAAGCACAAccgatcggcggcggcggctgcCTCCAGCAATCAGCACGGCAGTGGCAACAGCGGTGTCAGTGGCCAGGCTGGCGCCGGCAGTGGCGccggtggtggtggtggcggaTCCGGTGGATCGGCCGGCGGCGGGGGCAACCAAGCCGGACAACAAACGTCCTTTTCAACGGGGATGTTTGGCAATATGAATCAGTCCAGCTCGTCTTAG